In a genomic window of Myxococcales bacterium:
- a CDS encoding extracellular solute-binding protein — MASADDCPDLLRIDATWLPALAGAGRLAPPPPELIARAWLPEARALATWDGALAAVPMSLDGLVLIRAARAPAPTPWPPADLAQLEAAAVTLSGPGRHGLGLRVDGYWLVPFLRGHGADVADGAHGTLGIDGDGALAALTELADLFARGIAAPPPAPGAEAEREATLFRRGAIAILVSGPWAYPALATDGPDGLGGLAIDPLPGAPRGAQLLAVPTCARAPARAWALAAELTAPAVQAAWSRRLGMVPTTTAGLAGAGALARATHAALVDARPLPRHRLSAALFDDLTPAMAAVIAGDATAVEALAGVRRAWGRALAQEAP, encoded by the coding sequence TTGGCCTCGGCCGACGACTGCCCCGACCTCCTGCGGATCGACGCGACCTGGCTGCCGGCCCTGGCCGGCGCCGGTCGGCTGGCGCCGCCGCCGCCCGAGCTGATCGCCCGCGCCTGGCTGCCCGAGGCCCGGGCGCTGGCGACCTGGGACGGCGCGCTGGCGGCGGTGCCGATGTCCCTCGACGGGCTGGTGTTGATCCGGGCCGCGCGGGCGCCGGCGCCGACGCCGTGGCCGCCGGCCGATCTCGCCCAGCTCGAGGCCGCGGCCGTGACCCTGTCCGGGCCCGGGCGCCACGGCCTGGGCCTGCGCGTCGACGGCTACTGGCTGGTCCCGTTCCTGCGCGGCCACGGCGCCGACGTCGCCGACGGCGCCCACGGCACGCTCGGGATCGACGGCGACGGGGCGCTGGCGGCGCTGACCGAGCTGGCCGACCTGTTCGCGCGCGGGATCGCGGCGCCGCCGCCGGCCCCGGGCGCCGAGGCCGAGCGTGAGGCGACGCTGTTTCGCCGCGGCGCGATCGCGATCCTCGTCAGCGGGCCCTGGGCCTACCCGGCGCTGGCCACCGACGGGCCCGACGGGCTCGGCGGGCTGGCGATCGATCCGCTGCCGGGGGCGCCGCGCGGCGCGCAGCTGCTGGCGGTGCCGACCTGCGCCCGGGCGCCGGCCCGGGCCTGGGCGCTGGCGGCCGAGCTGACCGCGCCCGCGGTCCAGGCCGCGTGGTCGCGTCGCCTGGGCATGGTGCCGACGACGACCGCCGGGCTCGCCGGCGCCGGCGCGCTGGCCCGGGCCACCCACGCCGCGCTCGTCGACGCGCGCCCGCTGCCGCGCCATCGGCTGAGCGCGGCCCTGTTCGACGACCTCACGCCGGCGATGGCGGCGGTGATCGCCGGCGACGCCACCGCGGTCGAGGCCCTGGCCGGGGTCCGCCGGGCCTGGGGCCGGGCGCTGGCGCAGGAGGCCCCGTGA
- a CDS encoding YicC family protein: MTGFGRGVAVAGDRQVAVELRAVNHRFLEVKVRGAPAPALEDQCVARVRERLERGAVTVVVAVERGGAGGGPHLDRALARRVFVELSALATELGVAPPTLADVVRVPGVVTTDDGAAAELAAPLAAALTAALDELCRHRDGEGQALAADLGARLALVQALVAGLAEDATAAAPAIAARLRERLDRALAPGAIPPERLAQEVALLVERADVTEELVRARAHVEAMAAALAASGPIGRRLDFLIQELGREINTTGAKSATAAISARVVQAKAELEKMREQVQNLE, encoded by the coding sequence ATGACCGGGTTCGGGCGCGGCGTCGCCGTGGCGGGCGATCGCCAGGTGGCGGTCGAGCTGCGCGCGGTCAACCACCGCTTCCTCGAGGTCAAGGTCCGGGGCGCGCCGGCGCCGGCGCTCGAGGATCAATGCGTGGCCCGGGTGCGCGAGCGGCTCGAGCGCGGCGCGGTGACGGTCGTGGTCGCGGTCGAGCGCGGCGGCGCCGGCGGTGGCCCCCACCTCGATCGAGCCCTGGCGCGGCGGGTGTTCGTCGAGCTGAGCGCGCTGGCCACCGAGCTCGGCGTGGCGCCGCCGACCCTGGCCGACGTGGTCCGGGTGCCGGGCGTGGTCACGACCGACGACGGCGCCGCGGCCGAGCTCGCGGCGCCGCTGGCGGCGGCCCTGACCGCAGCCCTCGACGAGCTGTGTCGGCACCGCGATGGCGAGGGCCAGGCCCTGGCGGCGGATCTCGGCGCGCGCCTGGCCCTGGTGCAGGCGCTCGTGGCCGGCCTCGCCGAGGACGCGACCGCGGCCGCGCCGGCGATCGCGGCGCGCCTGCGCGAGCGGCTCGATCGGGCCCTGGCCCCGGGCGCGATCCCGCCCGAGCGCCTGGCCCAGGAGGTCGCGCTCCTGGTCGAGCGCGCCGACGTCACCGAGGAGCTGGTCCGGGCCCGCGCCCACGTCGAGGCCATGGCCGCGGCGCTGGCGGCGTCGGGCCCGATCGGGCGCCGGCTCGACTTCCTCATTCAAGAGCTCGGTCGCGAGATCAACACCACCGGCGCGAAATCCGCCACCGCGGCGATCTCCGCCCGCGTCGTCCAAGCGAAGGCAGAGCTTGAGAAGATGCGCGAGCAGGTGCAGAACCTCGAGTAG
- the gmk gene encoding guanylate kinase: MTRRGFLLIVSSPSGAGKTTLTRRLLREYDTLDFSVSFTTRPQRPGERDGIDYHFVDAATFERMVGAGEFAEWFVVHGNRYGTARAPIEASLAAGRDMIFDVDFQGAHALAAAWPHDSLRVFILPPDLATLASRLRSRATDAPDVIERRLRKAIDELGHYDEYDELIVNAELEPAYRVLVAVYLTRRYGDLDRADVPWPLAELAAVRTTNTASDPAAHARRLIASARPST, encoded by the coding sequence GTGACGCGCCGTGGCTTCCTCCTGATCGTGTCGTCGCCCTCCGGGGCGGGCAAGACCACGCTCACGCGCCGCCTGCTGCGCGAGTACGACACGCTCGACTTCTCGGTGTCGTTCACGACCCGGCCGCAGCGGCCCGGCGAGCGCGACGGCATCGACTACCACTTCGTCGACGCGGCGACGTTCGAGCGCATGGTCGGGGCCGGCGAGTTCGCCGAGTGGTTCGTGGTCCATGGCAACCGCTACGGCACCGCGCGCGCGCCGATCGAGGCGTCGCTCGCGGCCGGCCGCGACATGATCTTCGACGTCGACTTCCAGGGCGCGCACGCGCTGGCGGCGGCGTGGCCGCACGACTCGCTGCGGGTGTTCATCCTGCCGCCCGACCTCGCGACGCTGGCGTCGCGGCTGCGCTCGCGCGCGACCGACGCGCCCGACGTGATCGAACGTCGCCTGCGCAAGGCCATCGACGAGCTCGGCCACTACGACGAGTACGACGAGCTGATCGTCAACGCCGAGCTCGAGCCGGCCTACCGCGTCCTGGTCGCCGTGTACCTGACCCGGCGCTACGGTGATCTCGACCGGGCCGACGTGCCCTGGCCGCTGGCCGAGCTGGCGGCGGTGCGCACGACCAACACCGCGTCCGATCCCGCCGCCCACGCGCGCCGCCTGATCGCCAGCGCGCGGCCGTCGACCTGA